In Zingiber officinale cultivar Zhangliang chromosome 1A, Zo_v1.1, whole genome shotgun sequence, the DNA window CGAAGAGATAGTGGTCTGTCTTCTGATACTTTCTGCTACTGGCAAAATAGCGCAGGAAAGAATTATTGAAGTCCTGAAAATAGGAGATGGATCCGTTcagcaatccatcgaaccacttttaTGCCGAGCTGGACAGAGTGTTTAAGAACATTCGGCACTTGATGGCGTCTCTATATTAGTGCAGCAACACAACGTTCTAAAATTTTTGGAGATGATCCTCTAGGTCCTTACTACCATTGTATTCTCCAATAGCTGGGGGCTTGTACTTCTTCGGTAGCTTCTCCTCGAGTACCCTTAAAGATAAGGACACTTGCTCCTCAAGCATCTCCCTCGGCTCCTCCCAGAGGACTATAGCTTTCCCCTTCTTCGAATCTCTGGGCGGGGAACTCTCGGCCGTGGAGGCCTGGTGCTGCTCTTTCTTGTTATAATAGTCTGGGCCCTTGTTATAATAGTCCGAGCAGGACTCATGATAAAAGGCTTGGGGGAAAGTCTCGGGTTGTTTCCTCTTAGACCCCCTGCCAGAAAAGTGGGTATGGTCCCTTGAAACTATAGGCATCTTGTGTGGTTGTGAAGTAGTGGTATGTTTTTCGGAAGTcgctcgcctcttggcctccttgaacagTTCGTACTTTCTTGCTGTCATGGTGATGTTGATCTTTCCGGTATCCTCCATCATCACTCTCCAGAATAGGTCtaggaagttcccacagacggcgccaaattgatcctgtccagaaTGTGAGTCAGACAAAGACCGGCTGAGATGACAttggtgttgacggagaggtGACTTGGACACACTTAGCATATGTGCCCCGGAAAGACGGATCCCCACGTGAAGCTCAAGGACAGTGGTGACGAGACCGGCGGTACTTAGGCTCTGTGCACACTCAAACAAGCACCCGGAACGTTAGAAACcagaaaccaaggaaaaagtccccagCGCAGACCTTCctacgctcaagtcaagtactttttccccagaagaacagtgtataaAGGAAAAAAAACGGTAGAAGACGAGTGCGATGTGCACGTACCttctcaagggagaggacctccctttttatataacAATGTGTACCTCTAGAGCCTGACCGatatcagagaatgtcgggtgtcaagacctgtcgggtgatggaggacacgtggtACCCTCTCATTGGTTGAAAGAAGGTTCCATTTTCAGGGAATGGCCAACCACTCTAATATTCCTTGACTAATGACAATTATTCTCTGATaggcggttacgattccctgaaaTTGTTTGTCACTTAGCGCTTTCTGTCCCGCCCGGATTTAATTACGGATAGCTTGGGATGATCGTTCAGGTGTGCCAGCTAactcgagtcttgatgagggaGACGAGCTGTGGTGAGAGTTCCATCTTTCATGCTTGGATCATTGAAGGGTCGACCGAGAGTTGTCTTACTGAAAGTACCAGGCCTGGTTATGCGGACTGAGCTAAGGAAACTCGACCAGTCGGGACAGGTTAGACATTACTCCAGACTACATCTTATGTCTCAAATCTAGGACCGTGATCTATCTGTACCCAACCGGAAATTATGTGATTGATGATGTCATGCGGTTTAACTCCTTTCCCCTTCTAACTGCTGACTGTCACGTCCTTTTAATTTCTGACCCCTCGTCCTCTTGACTTTGGATTGTCCTTAACTGTTATGTCCCATTGATTTCTGACTGGCTGACCTTATCAGACTCCATCTTTATGTACCGTATCATAAACATTAATAAACAGTTTGATCCGTCGTGATTGCTCTTTCGACAACAAACATAAAAGTTACGAGTTACCTTGCCGATTGCTCTCAAAGAACAAGATACGGATCACTATAAGTATTTATAGTTCATAAATTTCATTTCTCTATTTTCATACTTTAGAATCTACGTATTATTCTGTTATATAGATTAAAACAGGAGAATAATTAAAACTAACTATACATATTTTAGAGGTTATGAAAAATTATATACGCGAATTCCGTAATTTAAATTGCTGTAAAATAAAAGAAGCCAGATGACAAGTTCCAGAGACAAACAATCAATCAGACACCAACAGATCTAAACAGTGCTGGTTTATTATATATGAAAAAAAAGACAAGGACACTACTACAGTAAACTAGGTAGAAACGCTGTAGATCTTCTGGATCATTTTTTATGGTCCAGGGGATGTACCATTTGTATTTGTGATTGGACCGCGATCGCGAACCGGCCTCAAATGGTTACGATCCCTTTTTGAGTTCACCGTCCCCACcagattataatttttgttcggagcgggcggCCGGAGGCTGCCCAAAGGATATCCTCGCTCGGCGTCCAGTAACTTGGTCACTTATCCACTACCGGAGGTCTTCGGGCGGATTCCGGCCGTTCGCTccgaataaaaattataatctgTTGGGGACAATGAATCCAATAAGGGATCGCCACTATTTGAGATCGGATCGTGATCATGATTCGACCACAAATACGAGTGATACATCTCctgaaatacaaaaaaaaaaaaaaatgatccagAAGATTGTGCTTAGTTCAAACATTATAGGCTGGGAGAGTCAGGGCAGGTTTCCCTGTCCCTTTTGAAGAGTTCGAGACAGTGCTCTTGGTCCAGGTTCCTGCTCCAGAACTTCTGATAGTACTCGTCGTAGGTGTAACTCCGGTAGACTGCTGGGCAGCCGTCGGCGATGAGCTTCTCGGGAGGGCTGATGAGCACGCTGTTGCAGGGGCAGAGGAAGGACGCCACTGACATCCTTTCCTTGTTTGAGTTGACCACAGCTCGATGCCACACACTCTTGTACCTACCATTACTCAATGCCTGCATGCAACATGATGCTGAATTTATATAATCACTTTTATTATGTTAAAGAGTATCGAACGGGCTGTTTACAAATTGTCTGTATTATATCATATAGATACTATAAATTGGACTTTAAATACTGTgagattaattataattaaaaaaaaacaaatttgcaTGATCATGGGCCTTCATGTCGTGCAAGTGTGGGGTGTGGTGTCACCTGTAGCTGGTCTCCGATGTTGATGACGAATGCGTTGGGTTTGGGATCCACCGCGATCCATTTGCCGTCTTTGTGAACCTGTAAGCCGGACACGTAGGGATCCTGCAGAAGAATGGTGAGGGCGTTGGGGTCTGTGTGCGCCGGCAGGCCATAGGTGAGCTCCGGCTCCGGACACTTCGGGTAATAATTAACTGCCATGTGCTGTTCTTGCTCCCCCAGCACTCTGCCCAGGTAGGCCTCCTCCAATCCTAAGCTCAACGATATGATTCCGAGAATTCGGAATCCAAGCTGGCGAACTTGCTTACAGTAACTGCCAAACACATCCCTGAtgcagaaaaaaaaattcaatcacGAACAAATAATAGGATGTAGCAGAAACTCTTTAAATTAATAGAGGTCTCCGGCCGCTGTCCCTTAACCTACCTTCGTTGTTAATTTAATGTGACTTACATGTAAGGATACAGTATTTTGGTTTGGGTTTGGTTGTAAAATCCAATATATTCAGAAATGATTTTTTCCTGATTTCTCTATTTAGAGTTTGGCCTTCCCATACAATTCAACTCGTCCTGTCTTGGTTTGTCTGAGAAAGTATTTTCCAATGAGCCTTGCCATGTTAGAGAAGGGTGCACGCCAAGTCAACACGGAAAGACGACTTCTAACCGCGTGACCACGTCCCTCGGATGGCAGGCCGTAGCAATGAATTGATATAACAGGGCAAGCGCGCATGTTTTATATTTGGTGTTAGATTCGAATAAATTTTAATATCAATGAattcaatttattaatatttataaataatattaatgaATAATTTATGATCGTATTcatgaataaatttatttattaatttatatagaattttattctctaatatatatgaaaaaattcataaataattttattattttttatattcattttgaatctagttaaaaataaaaaataatatgaattttataaagtaacaatattaatattaataattgagctggattaaaaatttaaagaaactcaAGTTCAATTCgaattctataaaatttttaataaacaaatttGAACGAACttggataaataaacaaataaatttaagtacTTGGCAGCTAATCTTGACTTAGATTCGAGCCATTCACACCCTTAGTTTTGACAGatgagaagggaaagaaagggaAGGAAGAAGACTTACTTAAACGAGGATGGATTGGAAGGCCAGTCGGGGACGAATTCCTCGAGCGGGTAGCAATGAAGGCGGAGGTAGTCTCTCCAGTTGTGAACCGTTTCCTTCCTCACATTAAAGCTCGTGGACAGGCGAATTTTCTTGGTGGGATCGTCGGAGTAGAGCTTCGCTTTCTCCTCCGGCGGGAGGCGAAAGAACTCCAGGGTGATGGCCAGCACCTTCTTGATCAATTCGGCGGCGATTCCATGATTGACGACCTGCAGCGGGAGGGCGGTCAAGGAACAGCCGCTTAAGCAGAGGAGACGGCAAGTAACGATCGAGTACCTGAAAGAAGCCGTATAGTCGACAAGCCTTCTCAATTTGGGAGATGATTTGGGACTTGTCGGAGGCGCCGAAATCGACGACGGGGATGTTCGCGTCGGCGATGACGTTGTCGAGGTGGGGTCGTTCGTTCTCCGGCCTCACGTAGTTTCTGGGCATGGTGTCGTGCTCCCCGATCGAGAGAAGCATATCCGCCATGGCAGGCAGCGAAGGGAACACAGAAGTGAACGAGAAGAGCCGAGGAGACGAGTGAAATAAAGATGAATTAGGAGGATTTATGTATAATTTGCGATGTCGCTGAGTCCGTTGACGCAAGAAGTTCCCACGTGACTCACGTCAGCATATAGACAGCATTAACGACGTCATCGATGGGCCCAGCCACGTGCCGACTACGTCGATATGCGTGGATTTGAGTGCATCCAAGCTCCATTGTGACGCGGATTCTCTGAAAGGGAGGGAGCTCTTTCGGTGTTCGAAgcgtttttttaatttctttttaattattataatatttttattcttttaatatttataaaaataataagcaTGTAAATGATAAGAAAGTTATTAAgagattttttatttctaataaAAAGATATATAAGAATTTTATTTTACATAGTAGGGATATGATAACAGGAGTTCTCAAAGAGTATCCTTATCCACAAGTGTGAGCATACAGGACTATGGAACATGTGTCACACTCTCAGCATTGAAATTAAATATCACATTAAATATAATAGCATTCATACCAGTTTTtttattactatatctaaaatttataataaatgactcactttattaaatttaaataaatatttttcactacacactacatcaaatactctaaaattttcatcatcattaaattttttattattttcttctcttttttctatttttattattatatttatggaatgagtggaaggagagagattgaaaagattgAGCGGAATGagagaaattaaaaagaaatattattttatttttagagtaGGGGTttcatttcctaaatttagaaaatcactatttatcaaatcaaaatttaagGAATTGATAGGGTAATTGATGCAGACGATTTTTAGTTaccctatccaaaatttaggAAAAAATCTTTAGATAGGGTAGCTAATGTGGATGCTCTAATATTGTTTTCCCTTCATCTACGATTTAATCCCCgactataatatatttataagaatttttcttctaaataGAGGGCGTAACTAAAGAATACTAGATTTCTGGGCTGACCACCGTGTGCACTTCTCGATTTATTCTAATGACCGATAGAAAATGAAACCGATGGAAAACTTTCATGAGATTAAGCCGATCATTCTAGAAATagtcaataaaattaattaggattatcaatttttttttaaaaaaaaatcaacctacGTACTTATGTGCACTAACTACAAGTGCATAACCATTGTCAAATAGTATAATTTTCAGTCTATGAGATCATAAAGTTGACTACTAGTTTACGTGCAACGTAAGCTATCTAGACGAATTGAAATGGAGAAAATTATTATTAAAGCAAGCAAATTAAGAAAACTTAACAAAAGATCACCAATTTTTGAGAAAATCCTAGGATTTTAATTTCATCATGATAATCGTTGACAATTTACTTGTGATTCTCTCTCCTTCCTCAATGTTAGATAATTCTTGAAGGTAATTCATCATAAGGTAATTGTTGCTTTCTCTCAAAATACAAAGATATATCTATCCTAACGTGACTCTTACTCTCATAGTAGTTGAATTAGGACAAATTCTTTGTTGAATCAAAAGCACTAAGGGGATGAATAGTGCTAGTaggttttttactttttttaaaatcaatgaGAGTAAACGcaacataaagtaaaagtaaataaaagaaatcgctaaaacttttttttacttggttcggaacctatgATAATTCCTACCCAAGTAACTTTATGTgcctctttattttattagttgttaaacTGCTTCAAGTTAATTGTGCTACTACTCTTGTTTGAAAGATTGAGAAAGATTCATTTTTAATTATAAGCAATTCACCCTTTCCCTCTTGCCGATTGCATGGGttataacaagtggtatcagagctaagttcgtttcagaaggactaaccgtcatcCGAAGCAAATGAAATGGCCAGATCTAGTATCTTCCCGTcgaaatttgagggagacttcacaatgtggaagaagcgcatggaggtattcttcaaaattgaattcaaaattttattaattataaaatatagttttgtagcaCCTACAGATCAGCATAGAGCCGAGAAAGAAGATTATGCATtcacgaaaaaggagcaagttgACTTCATGGCTAATGGAAAAGCAAAGTTCCATCTGCTTAGTGTTCTTCCGCTCCAGGAGGTCAGTCGGATTGGAAGCTATAACTCCCCCAAAGAGATCtggaaaaaattcctggagcttcagaAGGTACTTCAGAAGCCAAACTAGCAAAGCGGTACATCCTTTGAAGCCAACTAACAAACTTCCGGATGAACAAGGGAGAAAGGTAGCCCAACTCCATGCAAGGATCAAAGACCTGGTCACCCAGCTCAAcaacctcggagaaaaggtaacaaaccgTGACTCTTTAAAgtacgcacttaatgcttttccaagaactcaagagtggtcagccttagtagatgctaattacatctctaaggacatGGAGATATGTACTCTTGAAaatctattttcaacttttgaacttcatgagtctcATTGGGTAGATAATCAAGAATTAGAAAAATCTAACAACATTGCTCTAAAAGCCAAGATGGACGAATTAGACGTCGACACGTCCTTGGACGATGATGAAACAACTTAATATGGTAAGAAATGTTTtagaactaataagtttaatcaagtgtaggaaaagaaaagaaaaacaaggaaGATAAGATGTTATAACTACAATGAAGAGGGGCATCCCAAGGAGGATTGCCCAAAGATGAAGAAGGACAGTAAGAAGGGGCCAAGTACAACAAAGTACAAAACCTTAAAGACAACTTGAGACGAGTCGTCATTAAAATATGATTTGGAGGAGCATgctggacttgcactaatggcaactCACCAGGAGGAGGAGAGCATAAATAAATGGGGAGACTCCTCAGAAGAAAGCGCAGTGAGGAGAAAGAAATAAATTTCAGAGTGGATTTGGTAAGTAAAGTATGTTTACTACCCTTGACCAGTTATACTTAGATATTAAATCTATGACTAGATCATTATGTAAGCTAAAATCGAAAAATAATAACTTGAAAAGAGAAGTTCTTGAATTAAAACAATCTTAGCAAAAATATGCCCTTTAGAAATGTATAATAagttaaaggaaaaaaaataaaaaattgaaggaccaaattaaaaattttaaaaattttgcatGTCTTAAT includes these proteins:
- the LOC122038528 gene encoding flavanone 3-dioxygenase 2-like, producing MADMLLSIGEHDTMPRNYVRPENERPHLDNVIADANIPVVDFGASDKSQIISQIEKACRLYGFFQVVNHGIAAELIKKVLAITLEFFRLPPEEKAKLYSDDPTKKIRLSTSFNVRKETVHNWRDYLRLHCYPLEEFVPDWPSNPSSFKDVFGSYCKQVRQLGFRILGIISLSLGLEEAYLGRVLGEQEQHMAVNYYPKCPEPELTYGLPAHTDPNALTILLQDPYVSGLQVHKDGKWIAVDPKPNAFVINIGDQLQALSNGRYKSVWHRAVVNSNKERMSVASFLCPCNSVLISPPEKLIADGCPAVYRSYTYDEYYQKFWSRNLDQEHCLELFKRDRETCPDSPSL